CAGGTTTGTAGCAATATGTAGACCACTGCAATATCACTCTGTCATGACTAAGCAGTGGGTGGCACAGTTAGTCTCTTTCTCCTGGATTGCTCCTTTTGGCCTTACAGCTGGTGCTATTATATTTACTTTCCACCTGAGGTTGTGTGgctcacacatacagaaactCTACTGTGCTAATTGGTTGGTTGCTAAATTGTCATGTGATGCGACCAGTTGGGTAACTTCATCCACACAAACCAATGTAGTTGCATATGTAACACTATTCTTCTATATTCTTCTTGCCATTTTTATATTTTGCTCTTACATGCAGTTGATCAGATCATGTTTTAAGTCCTTGGAAAACAGAGGAAAGTTCATGAGTACTTGTTTGCCACATTTATTAGCATTATTTAACATTTCAATTGCTGGTCTATTCGATGTTATGCATATGCGTTATGGCTCAAACGATTTGCCACAGAGCCTTCAAAACTTCTTGGCGGTTGAAATTCTAATAGGTCCTCCATTATTCAAACCCCTCATTTATGGTCTGACACTAACTCAAATTCGCAATAAAATACTGTGTAGATGTTTGAAAAGGAAATAATAGTGTGTTGAGTATATTGTTTATATGCATAAATGGTAGCTACTGTAAAAGGTGGGTCATAGGGAAATTAAACcttaaaacaaatatatatattctagAGGTTGCAAATTTGCTAAGCTGTGGCATTGACTTTGGGGTTGACAGTTGTATGTAGTCAGTAAGAATGTTTTTTCAAAGGTTTGTTCAGAAAAACACAATACTGAGTTATATCTTGGCCCAGTCCCACAAAAGTTACACAAT
The DNA window shown above is from Osmerus eperlanus chromosome 3, fOsmEpe2.1, whole genome shotgun sequence and carries:
- the LOC134016802 gene encoding olfactory receptor 10H28-like, which produces MGNMSVVTVFTLSGFGDITDYRVPVFSVTLLCYFVIVLVNVTVIMTIVFNRIFHVPMYIFLCNLCINGLFGTAGFYPKFLMDLLSRLQVISYAACLFQAFVIYSSFCIDICLLAVMAYDRFVAICRPLQYHSVMTKQWVAQLVSFSWIAPFGLTAGAIIFTFHLRLCGSHIQKLYCANWLVAKLSCDATIAYVTLFFYILLAIFIFCSYMQLIRSCFKSLENRGKFMSTCLPHLLALFNISIAGLFDVMHMRYGSNDLPQSLQNFLAVEILIGPPLFKPLIYGLTLTQIRNKILCRCLKRK